The following DNA comes from Osmerus eperlanus chromosome 5, fOsmEpe2.1, whole genome shotgun sequence.
TCCCGTCCCCCACAAGTGTGCGCCCCACGTGATTAAATGCAACATCGGTGTTCAGGTCATTGCGCCCTCTGCTGTCATGAATGTATTACGACATCCAGGACGTCGCATGTGACAGCGGGGCCAGTCAGGACGCCGTCCTTCATCGGATGACAGGAGTTGAATCaaagtcctccctccctccccttgtgCCTCCTCAGATGACGCGAGCGGCATGCTGCCCGGCCGGCTCCCCATGGCGCAGGGGCAGCAGCAGATGGCCCAGGCTGCCACCCTGGAACAcctgagggagaggctggagagggccGGAGGGGGCGAGGGGCCAGAGAGGAAGATCGCGCGGCTGGCAGAGGAGCAGCAGCGTCTGATCCAGCAGGCCTTCCAGCAGAACCTGCTGGCCATGGCCTCTCACTTCAACCCTGTGAAGCTCCCAGCAGCAGCCAACCACGACCATGGTCAGTACCCTGCCATGGTGCAGCGCACTGCTGCACATGATGGAGATGGAAACTGCAGTGGTGGTGATGCAGGTTGTTAAAATTGCCCTTCCTCTTACCTacccattccccccccctcccagagagcAAACAAGATCTGTCTCTGAGTATTTCCACCAACGGGGCTGCTAGCATCAGTGTGTCAGTGGAGGTGAATGGCACTCTTTACTCAGGTGGGTCATCTTTATTCTCTCTACATGGGTTTGTTGTCTCCATGgtgacccctcccctcctcccccccacacacacacacacatttatcgaTCTGCTCTCTAGGAATGCTGTATGCCCAGAAGTCCTCCGCAGCCTCGTTGGTGTCCATGACAACAGCTGGTCAGAGTGGGTTTGGCAGCATGTCGtcgacacacagccccacctcctcctcctctccctcgtcctctAAGGGTCCCAACTGAGTGCATCACTTCTCTCAGCTGAGATGGAGCCGTCAGAGTGCATCTAACAGCTAGATACATCAGCCAAATTCTACCGTGGAAACACTCAATTCCCTTCCCCTTGCCTCGTCATGCACCTCCTGCTTGTCGACAATATTCTCACGCACGAGCTGCTCACAGTGGTTCATCACGTTGTGTGTTACAGGTAAACACTTATTTTTGGTGTCTTTCATTTTCCTGATGTCAACTGTGAATTCAAACTGACTTTGGTCTTTGTGAATTTCTTCCTCATTAACTGTTTGTATTAGCATTAGTCATATCAAGATGGTCTGTAGACttgattttaatttctttaTGAAAATATTTAGAATTGCGGAAATGGTAAAGGAGTCTTGTACAAATGCAGCTTTTAAGACGGTAACGCTGTATGATAGTTAAGTTAACAGCCAGCCCAACTGTAGAGTTGGGTGGGTATCTACCTCTGTGGACCAATGAATACAGAATATCACTTGTTTACATGTTCGTCTCTAGCAATAAGACAAAATCATCTGTCTTTGTAACCATTTTGTGTCCATGCATATTTATggaaaaccccccaaaaaagcctTGGATACATTTGGCTGCAGTTCAGAAGGGCGAGATGTTTATAATCAATCAACTTCTTACCTCATTTGCTTTTCCATGTTTTGGGAAGGGTCTTTCTCAGGAATGTCTGTTAGGCCAAGATGGATACCCTGATTTACAGTGGCAGTTCATTCTGttccaaaacacacccacacctttgtgtttttgaattttttttaattcatcTTTGCATTGATCTGAAGAATATCAGAGAGACATTCAACCAGGTCTACCTCACTTTCTAACAAAGAGTTGCTTGTGTTCTAATTTAGTAGTTTAGTTTCATTTTTAGATGGAGTGTTTGAATCACTGCAGGAAGCATATGGCCTGTCTTTATTTAATACTGCTGTATGCAATCAGAGAATCAATATCCTGTATACCTCTCACACTACACAGAATGCCTTGGGAGTGCTACAGCTGACAACCAAAGACCTGTTTGGtattgtaggaaacaagtcttcTTTTTGATAATCACCCAATGTATTTCCTATGTGGACATTGCCTTGAGGAAATAAATCTGATGTGAAAACCTGTATTAAAGCCTGTTTTTTTTGCATCAAGTCTTGATCAAGTGATGTGTGCATCGAACCTACAAAGCCAGATGGTGGTGCTGGCGCCCTCTCCTTAGAGACTTTTCTGGAAAACAGTGCATCGTTGTATTTGTCCGTCTGCGATTTTTAATAATTCAAATTTCTAGAGAGTGTCACTGATGTGAGAGAATTGGAATAGTTTAATCATTTGCAGAATGAGCAAAAGTTCTACGTAAGTTAAATTGATTGTGAGAGTGCACGGAGGAGAATTGAGTGTGTACGTTTAACTGTGGCTAGATAAGAGTTTATCCCTGAATTACCAGACAGATGGCTGAGGACTAATGGAACTGACAGCTTGTGGGTCGGGGTGGTGGAAGGGTTTTCACTGTTGTGGAAGTGGATGTGCACCAGTGACTGCTGGACGGGCATCTGGAGTACAGGAGCGGTGGGAGGTGGAGCGGCCTGATGGGAGGTATCAGGAGCTGTGTCTCCGCCCACGGCCCCCCGCCTTCTCACAGAACAACCACTGATGGTGTAAGCAGGTGGAGCCCGTCTGGATAGATCTCGTAGACTCGGTAGATAGAACATATCCTTTCACAGTTTTCAGAGAAGAGTAAAATATCTTTCAACAGACTTTTTAAGATACTTTTtttttgggtggggggggggtggagttcttttgttgtgttttgggATGATGAGCTTAGCGAAGATGCTTTAACGTTGAGGGTGCGCCCATCTGCGTCAGTAGTGAAATGAGCAGGTTGCATGCTGCTCATTGTTGCAACTATTGTTGCAACTACTTTGTCATGTCGTCAAGACTACAACAGAATTGTGATGTTGAACTCTTTCATTGGAACACAAGCAGAGATTTGGCAGGTGTGCCCCAGTGACATCAGCACTCTGAACAAACGCCGGGCATCCAAGAGACTTCTGAAGAGGAAAtctaaaggagagaaaaagggagtccTCGGATTGATCAGGAAAccaaaaaaaaaggagaaacaAATCTGCAGAATATAATTCTGGTTCAGTGGAGACCAAAAACGTTATTGGTCCTTGTAAGAGAACATTACTACTCCAGATGGAATCATGGAATCTGCACTGAACCACTGAGCACTTTCAGTATGGAGTGAGCTCATCTTGTGTTCCATAGTTTCTGCTTCAGGAGGGCACAACGGCAGGCACCATGCCATACCACGACGAAGAGTACCCTGGCCAGTCTCTCTGCCAGTCTGTGGTGCTCTTCTGCTGCAAGGGGATGATCGAAGTCATCATGGTCCTACTCTTCTtctggctgctcatccaggtgTTGTTCACCAAACAACTAGAAGGTAAAGCCCCCTCACATCTTCTTTTAGGTGACAGAAATAGCATAGATGTGATGTGATTCTGCTAGATCGTGCAGTGGCAACGACAATCCTTATCTGTGCGTCTGTTGTAAATGTTGCCATTGTCCACTTTTGTCCAGTTCACCTTCAGGTTCTCCTTATCGTTGGCCTGGTGGTGTTCTGCCTCTGTCTGATCCTGGGCTGTGTCCTGTGCATGAGGATGAGTGAAGTTTGGCCCCACCAAGATAAAGAGCTTGTGACAGCAGTCCTGGTTGAGCCGGTCGCCTTTCCGACGGCGACCGCCGCGGTCCGGGAGCAGTACGAGGATCTGGACGTGGACGTCCAGGAGTTCCCCTCCACCTTCAGCAGCCCGACGGCCTCCAACGACAACTTCATCAGCACGCCCTACTCCCCCCGCTCTCCAGCCTCGGAGATCAAGGAACACCCCAAGTCTTACTCCCCCCTGCGGCGCCTCAgcaccccctgcctctcctcccccgtctACAGACCCATGACCCAGGGCCGGGCCTCCTTCGGCTCCCTCCCCAGGCTCGGGGTGCTGTCGAGGACGCGCAGGGCGCCGGAGCGCCGCTGCAGCGCGACGGGGCATCACGCTCGCGACGGCTCTCCGTACAGCGAGCGCAGCAGACTCACCAGCACCTGTTCTTCCTCCGTGCCTGAGGGGCCCATCCCCCTGGCCACGCTGCACTACGGGTCCAGCTGCAGGCAGCCAGGCCCCAGCCTGGACTTCAGTATGGCCTTCTCTCCAGAGCACGGCACCCTCACTGTCAGTGTGCTGGGCATCACCCGGGCCTCCCacaggctggaggaggtgtcTGTGCTGGGTAGCCTGGCCCCTATGTGCCCCTGCCCGGTGCAGGCCGCGGTCCGGCCCAGCCTCAGCAGGGAGCTCTACGCCCTGGGTCTGgtgctgaacgtgggctgtgtggaggagctcCAGCGCTGCGTGCTCAGGCTGGCCGTGTACACGCGCCATCCCCCCAGTGTGAGGGGCTCCCCTCTGGGGGAACTGGAGGTGCAGTGCGGGGGGAAGAACTGGCATCCAGATCGTCCCCTGCATGTCACTGAGGAGCTTAGTCCAAACAAGTGGAAGCTTAAAAAGGTACTTGACGTGGATTGACGCATGTGTAGaggaaaacacttttttttttatatagtttTTTTTACCAAAGACAGAAATCAGTTGAAATTGGGGTAATGTGCTGGAAAGAGGGTTATCTTACAGAGAGAAGACAGCATCTAAATGAGTGTTTGTCATTTCATGTGTAGCATAT
Coding sequences within:
- the LOC134020574 gene encoding uncharacterized protein LOC134020574, which produces MPYHDEEYPGQSLCQSVVLFCCKGMIEVIMVLLFFWLLIQVLFTKQLEVHLQVLLIVGLVVFCLCLILGCVLCMRMSEVWPHQDKELVTAVLVEPVAFPTATAAVREQYEDLDVDVQEFPSTFSSPTASNDNFISTPYSPRSPASEIKEHPKSYSPLRRLSTPCLSSPVYRPMTQGRASFGSLPRLGVLSRTRRAPERRCSATGHHARDGSPYSERSRLTSTCSSSVPEGPIPLATLHYGSSCRQPGPSLDFSMAFSPEHGTLTVSVLGITRASHRLEEVSVLGSLAPMCPCPVQAAVRPSLSRELYALGLVLNVGCVEELQRCVLRLAVYTRHPPSVRGSPLGELEVQCGGKNWHPDRPLHVTEELSPNKWKLKKSLTSQDASTGRGGSSTPQPLGQLFILLQYQTLGHRIKAMVLRADNLVKLTHGSLSPDYQVVVNLRQEGVVISTRETKGVGGANTVWNSPFLFELPPGDVNQLPLQLEFIVTQNQTHSKSTVLGRVLIGPEASEGGRSHWRDMCSQGQVERARWHTVQPEVTDSGSQSGPSTLNLKPTGI